A window of Acropora muricata isolate sample 2 chromosome 6, ASM3666990v1, whole genome shotgun sequence genomic DNA:
GTTCAAATACTTGGGACATGATATTGAAGTTTCGAATTGATCGACGCATAACAGGTGTGCGGCGAGGCAGGAAGAGAGTCCCCATTTGTAAGGGTGGGGTTGAGGTGGAAGGGGGGGCCGGCCTTCTCTGGAATCAGACCCCTTTAAgtgttcattctcttttttttttcttttgcccgACCGACCGACCCACCATCGCAAGACACAGGGCGATGGgaaacgaaacattttattgggatggCTTGAAAAGAATATTGTTACAAACTGTCGAGGCTGAgttacaataaaatacaaaatatgcaaattcatcaTCAGCATTCACTTTTTGCACAGGAGCACTCCCCCACTAAATCAACGAGGAGTTGAACGAATggctttttcctctttttagaCGACACGTCAGATATATCAATTTCTAGGCTAATGCAGATTCCTTTTAGCTCATCCACACTCAACGATTTCAGTTTGTCCCTTCGAACAAGCTCACACACATTGAAAGCGGATGACACAACCGGATGCTGGAGAGAGACATTTTGCATCACATTTATGCACAGAGTGGAGTGATGAGCTTCTACTTCGGCTGCTGAGTCATTACCGTCATTATCGCTTTCCGTTGGTGTTGTCTCCAGTAATTGTTTCTTTGCTGCCAGACGACCAAAGAAACTAGTAATCTGTTGTGCAGTAAGTACTTCATTGGGGTGAAATATTCGTGCCCCTGCCTGGTCTCGTTCCAAGCCCATGGATTTCGAAACTTCTTGCGGGTCACATTTGCGTCCACTTTCCTCTCCTTtctgaaactgttctgttaGATATTGTCTTTGCTTGTCCGAAAACCGCGCCCTCTTTTTGATGGTCTTCAAGGCCCATCCCTTTTTAAGCGGAGATGATCCATCATCAGTTTGTATATTACTCTCAAGAGAAGGAATTCGCACGTGCCCCTCTGTCAGCTTGCAAGCGTAcagtttcatggctttatcgtACAGGGTTTCCTGTTCCAGTACCATTTTGTGCCTTCCTGTATCAAGGTGTGCCTGCAGGTAGGTAAAGTGGCTGTACGCTTTAACGCATCCTTCTTCATGGCAAGGAAAGAGCATTGGTTCCTCCTGTTCAGTAACACTGTCCTCAGATAAGGATTCAGCAGAAGAATCCACAGACGTTTTCTTTACATATCTGTGCCTCACAGTTCTGAAAGTTGGTTTTCCACTGACACTCTGGGATGATGGGTCTAGGACTTGCAACGGTTCTGGCAACTGTGCCGCTCCGTCAAAGGTGGCCCATGGAAAAAGCTTACCCGGACCTACATTAAACGCTCTCCACGCTCTTACTCCACTTTCTTCATACTGGAAATTATTGAGCAGACTGATGCCATCCCACTTGACAGAAGTGGTGCGTGAAGTTTTGGCTGCAACATAACTTGCTTTCACTCCAGTGGTTCCTTGGCCAGATTCAATGGCTGTTTTTAATTGTTCACCGTTCAAAACATCGTTGCCTTCGTTTACATACCTTCCAA
This region includes:
- the LOC136921095 gene encoding uncharacterized protein codes for the protein MSKRTLQRILDVCSASVRKSLQGLDNFSAQGSQAFDDLAKLTDNLVDCGKPPEWARDVKQHLRSSKQYLKGDYKVHSVEASRVPDHCRVYALSDPNNADFEGTCDHAHDESCPQCSQLENVLSTLESGCSDVQSSEECKADLLHALKQAKENIMSWKAHQLRSVHQTEAKHSVLEKLDSRSVLLVQDWAMKYMPRRYREAQSDWFAKPGLPWHITVAITKSEVTLQFESQTIVHVFQSCPQDSATVASIMRDCLVSLKKKIPELERAYFKQDNTGCYHSGNSVVSAKLAGDAVGVPVIRNDFSDPQGGKGVCDRQAATIKGDIGRYVNEGNDVLNGEQLKTAIESGQGTTGVKASYVAAKTSRTTSVKWDGISLLNNFQYEESGVRAWRAFNVGPGKLFPWATFDGAAQLPEPLQVLDPSSQSVSGKPTFRTVRHRYVKKTSVDSSAESLSEDSVTEQEEPMLFPCHEEGCVKAYSHFTYLQAHLDTGRHKMVLEQETLYDKAMKLYACKLTEGHVRIPSLESNIQTDDGSSPLKKGWALKTIKKRARFSDKQRQYLTEQFQKGEESGRKCDPQEVSKSMGLERDQAGARIFHPNEVLTAQQITSFFGRLAAKKQLLETTPTESDNDGNDSAAEVEAHHSTLCINVMQNVSLQHPVVSSAFNVCELVRRDKLKSLSVDELKGICISLEIDISDVSSKKRKKPFVQLLVDLVGECSCAKSEC